The following coding sequences lie in one bacterium genomic window:
- a CDS encoding sigma-70 family RNA polymerase sigma factor: MTAFRTGSPRQDQTDERLMRDLAAGRQEALGPLYSRYARLVFNLANHTLDRAAAEEVVQDVFLTVWRKASTFDPLRGAFRPWMLQITHYRILNELRHRGRRPQVADDPDGLHLASLADQAPGPDEVAWRESVRSAVRSAFAELPSAQREAIELAFFEDRTHEQIAEELRLPLGTAKTRIRTGLQKLRGKLAPLTAGVAIAILLGAAGVGYRSEQVARERDERALALVTTSETEALRLRATPSAPVAAHGQYRSRPGVSMAVLTVSHLAPAPAGRQYRAWVRHDGAWTSLGVLHLDAQGEGRLIAEGAALATPPAAVEVTLEPEGGAPAGPGGAGAAPSGPIVIVWP, translated from the coding sequence ATGACAGCATTCCGGACGGGATCACCGAGACAGGACCAGACCGATGAGCGGCTGATGCGCGACCTCGCGGCGGGCAGGCAGGAGGCGCTCGGGCCGCTCTACAGCCGATACGCGCGGCTGGTGTTCAACCTCGCCAATCACACGCTCGACCGAGCTGCCGCGGAGGAGGTCGTGCAGGACGTCTTTCTGACCGTCTGGCGCAAGGCGTCCACCTTCGATCCGCTGCGCGGCGCGTTCCGGCCGTGGATGTTGCAGATCACCCACTACCGCATCCTGAACGAGCTTCGCCACCGGGGCCGGAGGCCGCAGGTCGCGGACGACCCGGACGGCCTGCACTTGGCGAGCCTGGCGGACCAAGCGCCCGGGCCGGATGAAGTGGCCTGGCGCGAATCCGTCCGCTCGGCCGTCCGTTCCGCGTTCGCGGAGCTGCCGTCCGCCCAGCGCGAAGCCATCGAGCTCGCGTTCTTCGAGGACCGTACGCACGAACAGATCGCCGAGGAGCTGCGCCTCCCGCTCGGCACGGCCAAGACACGGATTCGCACCGGGTTGCAGAAGCTTCGGGGCAAGCTCGCTCCGCTCACGGCCGGAGTGGCGATCGCGATCCTGCTCGGGGCGGCCGGAGTCGGGTATCGCTCGGAACAGGTGGCGCGGGAGCGGGACGAACGGGCGCTGGCGCTCGTGACCACGAGCGAAACGGAGGCGCTCCGGCTCAGGGCGACGCCCAGCGCGCCTGTGGCGGCGCACGGGCAGTACCGGAGCCGCCCGGGCGTGTCGATGGCCGTGCTGACCGTGTCGCACTTGGCGCCCGCGCCGGCGGGGAGACAGTACCGGGCGTGGGTGCGGCACGACGGCGCGTGGACCTCGCTCGGCGTGCTCCACCTGGACGCCCAGGGTGAGGGTCGGCTGATCGCCGAAGGCGCGGCGTTGGCGACGCCTCCCGCCGCCGTCGAGGTGACCCTCGAGCCGGAGGGTGGCGCTCCGGCCGGACCGGGAGGCGCGGGCGCCGCGCCGAGCGGACCGATCGTCATCGTCTGGCCGTAG